The genomic stretch AACACCCCACATAGCCAGGGGGCCTGCAGGCCTCTGCAAgagcctcctgcctgcagccacgGGGAGCATCCAGCAGAAGCACCGTGACACGAGCGGCCCAGGGGAGCCGCATGAGGCCCACGGGGCGAGCGAGGACGCCCCGGGCCGCCCTCCCGCCCGCAGCACccactgccccgggcagcgcCGCGGGGGCCGTGGGCCGTGCCCTGCGTGTCCCTGTCTCACCCGGGGAGTGACATCCCCGCAGGCCCCTGGACGGCACCAGGAAGGAACCTGCTGAATTACTTTAAAACACATATGGGCAAGCCCCGGGGGGAGCCCCCACGCCCTTGGGCCACTCACCGCCCACCCCCGGCCGGTACCTGCGCTGAGGCAGGGCCGCCCTTTGGGCACCTCCTCCACCCCCAGCACGGTGAAGGGGCCGCTGCCGTCCTGCAGCCGGGCCGAGCCGCCGCGGGCGCCGCCGCGCTCCACCTCCAGCACGGTGCCCTGCATCCAAACCGCCCGCAGGCGCAGCGGCGCCCGACCCGCCTCTGCCCGGCCCAACTCCCACGTCCCGCCggcgccccgcaccgccccccgcagctgggctgccagcaccttcaccggcggccccggcgcggccccggccaTGCTGTGGCGCCGGGAGGCCGCCGCCGGCCTGAGGCGGGCGAGGGAAGGCCGCTGCCCGCGGCCGCTGagtgagggaggggaagggcgggAAGCGGcgcgcggccgccccgccccggcggcaGACGTTGGCGGCGCCTCAACGGCCGCCACCTGAGGGgagaggcggggcggggggagccgtgGCGCCGCCCGGGAGGGGCCGGGGGATGGCGGAGAGCGGCAGGCGGCTTCGGGGCGCGGAGGCGGCTGGGGGTGGCGGCGATACCTCAGAATAACGCTAGGGAGTAGCGGTCTGCCCGTCTGTGCGGCCCGTTTCCCTTTCGCCCGAAAAGCGGCGTCAGCAGGAACCCGGCGGTCCTtctgcctgcccgcccgccgccgccccctcagcGGCAAACGGCGCAcggagggcggggggagcggggacaccCTCGCACGGCCCGCACCGCTGCCGCCGCGTTTCCTGCGTTAAAAACAAAAATGGCCTCTATGCAAAACAAAGTGCTTAGCACAGGTGTGCTGGTTTTGATGTCCGTTGCAGACAGGttactcggggggggggggtacccggCCCCACCAGCCAGCCGTGCACAGCTGCTGCGCAGCCCCTGACTGGGTGAAAGGGGTTGCCGTTCGCCAGCCCGCTCCGGGCCAgcaccacccctccccccaagagCCTCAGCAGAGCTTCAGAGCAGCTGGTTCTCATTTCACCTGAATTCAGTTCGGGATCGAGTCCCTTACGTGCAAATCCTCCGAGCGTAACATCTGATTCAGCGGCTTGGTTTgagcagaaaatactttttgcGGTGTGTCAACTTCATCC from Numenius arquata chromosome 14, bNumArq3.hap1.1, whole genome shotgun sequence encodes the following:
- the RMI2 gene encoding recQ-mediated genome instability protein 2 codes for the protein MAGAAPGPPVKVLAAQLRGAVRGAGGTWELGRAEAGRAPLRLRAVWMQGTVLEVERGGARGGSARLQDGSGPFTVLGVEEVPKGRPCLSAGNYVMVMGVVRSCSPEPVLRAIKMTDLSENPVHKNMWTLEVEDLHRVIP